In the Pirellulales bacterium genome, one interval contains:
- a CDS encoding DUF1080 domain-containing protein, with translation MKLQKLWALAVVGAGLIFTAIVLAADTPAANAPAETSSPADAKFVPLFNGHDLTGWHGDTDLWKVVDGVIVGSTDDKQIKHNTFLIYDKPYKNFVLKATFKLRNHNSGVQFRSKELDDFVCSGYQADMAEKKYTGNLYEEKGRGTLVQVDEDELKKHYVPGEWAEYTITADGPHIQEQVNGFTTVDYTEKDAQKGASDGVIALQLHMGPKMQVEFKNIEIMDLP, from the coding sequence ATGAAGTTGCAAAAACTTTGGGCTCTCGCAGTTGTCGGCGCAGGTCTGATATTCACTGCGATCGTTTTGGCAGCCGACACACCCGCCGCCAATGCGCCGGCCGAAACCTCTTCCCCCGCCGATGCCAAATTCGTTCCCCTGTTCAACGGTCACGATCTAACTGGCTGGCACGGCGACACCGATCTGTGGAAAGTGGTCGATGGCGTCATCGTCGGCTCCACCGATGACAAACAAATCAAGCACAACACCTTTCTCATTTACGACAAGCCATACAAAAACTTTGTGCTCAAGGCCACATTTAAGCTGCGCAACCACAATAGCGGCGTTCAATTTCGCAGCAAGGAATTAGATGATTTCGTTTGCTCCGGTTATCAGGCCGACATGGCCGAGAAAAAATACACCGGAAATCTGTACGAGGAAAAAGGACGCGGCACGCTGGTCCAAGTCGACGAAGATGAACTAAAAAAACATTACGTGCCCGGCGAGTGGGCCGAATACACCATCACCGCCGACGGCCCGCACATCCAGGAACAAGTCAACGGCTTCACCACCGTCGATTACACCGAGAAGGACGCTCAAAAGGGCGCCTCCGACGGCGTCATCGCCCTGCAATTGCACATGGGACCAAAGATGCAAGTCGAGTTCAAAAATATCGAAATCATGGATTTGCCTTGA